The Candidatus Rokuibacteriota bacterium genomic interval CCCCGGGGTGCGCGCGATGTCGCCCGCGCCGGGAGCCAGCCTGGCGAAAATCGGATCGAGGCGCTTGACCACCTCCGCCTCGCCCCCGATCATCATGCAGTACCCGCGCTCGAGGCCCCAGACGCCGCCGCTGGTCCCCACGTCCACGTAGTGGATGCCTCTCGGCCCGAGCTCCTTCCCGCGCCGGATGTCGTCGATGTAGTAGGAATTGCCGCCGTCGATCAGGATGTCGCCGCGCTCGAGAGACGGCAGCAGCTCGGCGATGGTCTTGTCCACGACAGCCGCCGGAACCATCAGCCAGACCGCCCGCGGCTTCTGGAGGTTCTTGACGAACTCAGCGAACGAGGATGCCCCGACAGCCTTCTCCTTCACCAGCTCCTCCACCGCCTTCGGCGAGAGGTCGAAGACCACGCACTGGTGGCCTCCTTTGATGAGCCGCCGCACCATGTTCGCGCCCATCCGCCCGAGTCCGATCATTCCGAGCTGCATCACGTCCTCCTTAGAGGGTGCCCTTGAGCTTCCTGTAGCGGCGGATCAGGTTGTTCGTCGAGCTGTCATGGGCGAGCCTGGGCTCTGCCTTGCCCTCGGGCTCCGGGATGATGCGCTGGGTCAGTACCTTGCCCAGCTCGCCGCCCCACTGGTCGAAGGAATCGATGCCCCAGATCGCGCCCTGGGTGAAGAAGCTGTGCTCGTGGAGCGCGACGAGCTTGCCGAGGTAAAGATCCTGGCGAACGTCAGCCCGTCAAGCCGCTCCCCGAGCCTGCGCCCGTTGCGCTCGCCGCGCTCGGTCAGCGGCAGATCGGTCAGTCCCGTGTGCCGGCCCGAGAGGCTCCAGGCGGTTTCGCCGTGCCCGGCCAGGCAAAGTAGAGGAAGTAGTTCGCCCATGACGGTCTAAAACTATAGTCCGAACGGTCGAGCGGCAGGGTCCGCGATTCTCCTTCGCTCATCCGTAACTACCGGGTGCCGTTCCGCTTCACCGGCAGGGTCGCCAAGCTGACCATCAAGCTCGGGCCGGAGCAGTTGACGAGTGCCGACCACAAGGTCATCGCGGGGAGGGACTTGCCCGAGCGAAAGACTACTCGGGCGCTCCTTCGAGGGCCTCAGGAAGGCTCAGGGAGCAGGTTGGCGACGCGAATGTGGGCGCCCGGCAGCGCGAGCGGCGAGACCGAAGCCTTGCGCCCGAACACCTCCGCGGGCGAGTATCGCCAGCCGAATGACGCGGCCGGGTCAGGACCCGGATGGCGATACACCTCGAGGACGCGATCCACGAGATTCACGATCCAGTAGTCGTCGAGGCCGGCTCGGGCGTAGAGGCTGCCCTTGTGGTGGCGATCCAGAGCCAGGCTCGACTCGCTGACCTCGACGACGAGAACGGGCCGCGAAGGGTGCGCGGCCACGTAGTCGCGGAAGCCGCCCGGCACCACGGCCACGTCCGGCTCCGGCTCGGACTCCTCGTCGAGGGCCACCGGGCCCTGCGCGCGCACATCCCAGCCCACACCGAACGCCGTCCGCAGCGCCTCCTCCACGGCCCTGATGGCCGCGAAGTGGCCGCTGCCCTGCGGCTCCGCGACGATGAGCTGCCCGCCGACCAGCTCGACAGGATCGCCCGGCTGGAAGAAGCCCGACTCGATCAAGCGCTCGTACTCGACGCGCTTCCAGCGGCGGGTCTTGACCTCCAGGGAATCCATGCCGTGAGCTTAGCGACCGCGGACAGGTCCGTCAATGTCCCAAGATCGAGACACCTCGTCCACCTGCGGGGTGCAGTAGAGCGCGGATGAACGAGCCCAAAGGCTGGGGCGCCGGACGGCGGGACCCCGGGCCAGGGGCCCCTAGACAACTACCGTAATTCGCCCACTTGGGCTAATATGCGCCGCTGGGATAACCACCGGCGGATGCGTTTCTCGGCCCGGTCAGTGCAGATCAAAGGGGAAAGATGAAGTTTGGCCTCGGGCTGTCAGTCCAGCACTCGCCGGATGACTCGCAGGCCGGCCGCTTCCAGGAGCACCTCGAGCAGGTGCGGTTGGCGTCGGCCGTCGGCTTCGATTCCGTTTGGGCCAGCCAGCACTACCTCTCCGCCCCCTTCACCTACTTCCAGCCGATACCTGTCCTCGCGAGGGTCGCGGCCGAAGCCGGCCGAATGTCACTCGGCACCGGAGTCCTGCTCCTCCCCCTGCATCATCCCGTCGAGATCGCCGAGCAGATCGCCACGCTCGACGTCATCTGCGGCGGCCGCTTCATCTTCGGCGTCGGGCTCGGCTACCGCGACGTCGAGAACCAGGCCGTGGGGCAGGATCCGACGCAGCGGGTCGGCCGCCTCGTCGAGGGGCTCGAGATCATCGAGCGGCTCTGGACGGGCGAGCCCGTGAGTTATTCAGGGCGACACTTCAACCTCAAAGACGTCCGCCTCTCCATGCCGCCGCTCCAGCGGCCGCGCCCGCCGATCTGGATGGCGGCCAATGCCGACGGCGGCGTCAAGCGGGCCGCTCGGCTCGGCGACGCGTGGCTCATGAACCCGCACACGACCCTGCCGACGCTCCAGCGCCAGCTGGCCCTGTTCCGCGAGACCCGGAAGACGCTCGGCAAACCGCCGGCGACGGAGATCCCGCTCATCAAGGAATGCTATGTCGCCCCGGACACGGCGACGGCCGTCTCCGAGGCGCGGTCCTTCCTCGGGCCCAAGTACGAGGCCTACCGGCAGTGGGAGCAGGACAAGGCACTTCCGGCCGGCGAGACCTTCGCGTCGGACTTCGAGGCGCTCGCGCGCGACCGCTTCCTGCTGGGCGATCCCGCCCGCGTCAGAGAAGAGATCGCCCGTTATCGCGACACGCTCGGCGTCACGGCCATCATCGTCCGCGTCCAGTGGCCCGGCATGGCGCAGGCCCAGGTCCTCCGAACCATCAGGCTCCTGGGCGAACAGGTTTTCCCTCACCTCCGCTGAGCGCGACCCGTCGCCGCACACTGTCACGAGGTCTATACTGGCATCCTTGCCCGAGCCGGCAAGGGGAGGTGACCATGCTCCGCGTACTGTTCGCGTTCCTCGTCGTCCTTGCCTGCGCGCCGTCCCATGCGCGGGCACAAGTCGCCGTGCAGGCCTATGCCCTGCCCTCGGGTGGTGGGTTCCCGCACGACGTCGCCGTCGGCAGTGACGGCATCGTGTGGTACACGGCCCAGCGCGACGGCAAGCTCGGCCGCCTCGACCCCGTGACGGGCAAGGTCGAGCTGGTCTCGCTCGGCGCGGGCGCGGCCCCCCACGGCGTCATCGTCGGGCCCGACGGCGCCCCGTGGGTGACCGAGGGCGGCCACAACGCCATCGTGCGCGTGGATCCCAAGACCCGCGAGGTCAAGAGCTGGTCGCTCCCCGCGGCGCGCGGCTACGTCAACCTCAACACGGCCGCCTTCGACAACCGCGGCCGCATCTGGTTCACCGGCCAGAACGGGATCTACGGCCGGCTCGATCCCAAGACCGGCGCCATGCAGGTCTGGGACGCGCCGCAGGGCCGCGGGCCCTACGGCATCGCGGCGACGCCCGATGGCGTGGTGTACTACGCCTCGCTCGCGGGCAGCCACATCGCGCGCCTCGATCCCGAGACGGGGGCCGCCACTGTCCTCGAGCCGCCGACGAAGAACCAGGGCGCGCGGCGCGTGTGGTCCGACTCGAAGGGGCTCATCTGGGTCAGCGAGTGGAACAGCGGCAACGTGAGCCGGTACGACCCGCGCACCGGCGCCTGGAAGACCTGGAGGCTTCCCGGCGACAAGCCTCGCGCCTACGCCGTCTACGTGGACGACCGGGACATGGTGTGGCTGAGCGACTGGGGCGCCAACGCCATGGTCCGCTTCGATCCCGCAACGGAGAAGTTCGAGGTCTTCCCGAGCGACAAGAGCGGCGCCAACGTGCGCCAGATCCTCGGCCGCCCGGGTGAAGTGTGGGCGCCGGAGTCGGGAAACAACCGGCTGGTGGTCTACCGCCTGAAGTAGCGCGGGCCGCCCCGGCGCGATCGGTTATTTGGCGCCGGCGGCGAGGGCTTTGCGCTTC includes:
- a CDS encoding Uma2 family endonuclease; the protein is MDSLEVKTRRWKRVEYERLIESGFFQPGDPVELVGGQLIVAEPQGSGHFAAIRAVEEALRTAFGVGWDVRAQGPVALDEESEPEPDVAVVPGGFRDYVAAHPSRPVLVVEVSESSLALDRHHKGSLYARAGLDDYWIVNLVDRVLEVYRHPGPDPAASFGWRYSPAEVFGRKASVSPLALPGAHIRVANLLPEPS
- a CDS encoding LLM class flavin-dependent oxidoreductase; this encodes MKFGLGLSVQHSPDDSQAGRFQEHLEQVRLASAVGFDSVWASQHYLSAPFTYFQPIPVLARVAAEAGRMSLGTGVLLLPLHHPVEIAEQIATLDVICGGRFIFGVGLGYRDVENQAVGQDPTQRVGRLVEGLEIIERLWTGEPVSYSGRHFNLKDVRLSMPPLQRPRPPIWMAANADGGVKRAARLGDAWLMNPHTTLPTLQRQLALFRETRKTLGKPPATEIPLIKECYVAPDTATAVSEARSFLGPKYEAYRQWEQDKALPAGETFASDFEALARDRFLLGDPARVREEIARYRDTLGVTAIIVRVQWPGMAQAQVLRTIRLLGEQVFPHLR
- a CDS encoding lyase yields the protein MLRVLFAFLVVLACAPSHARAQVAVQAYALPSGGGFPHDVAVGSDGIVWYTAQRDGKLGRLDPVTGKVELVSLGAGAAPHGVIVGPDGAPWVTEGGHNAIVRVDPKTREVKSWSLPAARGYVNLNTAAFDNRGRIWFTGQNGIYGRLDPKTGAMQVWDAPQGRGPYGIAATPDGVVYYASLAGSHIARLDPETGAATVLEPPTKNQGARRVWSDSKGLIWVSEWNSGNVSRYDPRTGAWKTWRLPGDKPRAYAVYVDDRDMVWLSDWGANAMVRFDPATEKFEVFPSDKSGANVRQILGRPGEVWAPESGNNRLVVYRLK